In Streptomyces sp. NBC_01381, the sequence TGCGGCATCTGGTCGATGAACCTCCACAGCGGGCGCTGCGCCGGGTCCGCCCGCAGCGCGGCCGACGCCGAGCTGGTCACCGGGAGCGCGGTCTGGCCGCCGCCGTACGCCTTGGCCGACTTGCGGCCGTAGAGGTGGCTGAGGAACCGGCCGGACGCCTCGCCGTTGCCGTTCTGCCGGAACGCCATCAGCCAGTCGCTCAGGCCGATGGGCGCCGCAGCCCCGCCCTGCCGCCTGGGGAACGCGGTGTGCGCGTAAGGGAACTTGTACTTGTCGGCGGCGCCCATGAGCACCGGATGGGCGATCAGCATCCCGATCCGGCCCTTCATGAACTGGGCGTACGCGTCCGTCCTGTTGAGCCCCGCCGGGTTCGCGCCCGCGAGCCCCTTGCCGACCAGTTCGTCCCGCAGCCAGGTCAGCGTCCGGACATTGCCCGCGGTGTTGAAGTCGTAGCTCGTCAGGCCCGCGTAGCCGCCGTCGTCCGCGAGCAGCCAGGAGAGCACCTCGTCCTCGGCGGCCTCGGGGCCCAGTTGCAGGCCGTACGGAGTCTTCACGCCGAGCGTCTTCAGGGCCTGGGCCGCCGACACCAACTCGTCCCAGGACGTGGGTGCGGTGATGCGGGCCTGCTTGAACAGGGCCTTGTTGTAGAAGAGGCGCGGGGTGCTGGCCAGGAACGGGACGCCGTACTGGATGTGCTTGACGGATCCTGCCTCGGCGTACGAGCGGGTGAAGTCGGCCTCGGTGCGGATCTCGAAGAGGTCGGACGCGCTGTAGAGCTTGCCGTCCTCGGCGTAGGGGGCGAAGACGTTCGACTGGGCGATGTCGGGTGCCCGGCCGTCCCTCACGCGCCGGGCGAGCGTCCGGTCGAGCTTGTTGAAGGGGACGCGCTCCAGGTCGATCTTGATGGTGGGGTGCGCCTTCTCGAAGGAGGCGATGAGTCCCTTCCACTGGTCGCCGATCGAGGAGCCCACGCTCTCGTCGTAGCTGGCCACGAGGAGCTTGAGGGTGGTCGTGTCGCCGTCCGACGAGCAGGCGGTGAGCCCGAGCGCGGAGGCGCCGGTGAGACCGGCCGTGTGGAGAAGGAACTGCCGACGACGCACCGCTGTTGCCACCCTTTTTGATCGCGCTTGATCGCACCGCATTCGTTCGGTGGCAGATTCTGTCACACGGGCACTTTGTGTCTACGAGGATCTGGTGCGGACGGCTGGCATAGCCTGCCTCGCATGCACGCACATTTGCCCAGCTCGTCCGGTTCGCTCACCGAGCGCCGCAAGGCCGAGACGCGCCTGGACATCGCCCGCACCGCGGCCGCGCTCTTCGTCGAGAACGGGCTGCGCGCCACCCGCGCCGAGGACATCGCCCGTGCCGCGGGCGTCGCCCCGCGCACCCTCTACCGCTACTTCGCGACCAAGGAGGAGGCCGTCGCCCCGCTCTTCGCCGCCGGTGCGCAGCAGTGGGCCGAGGCGGTGCGGGAGGCGCCGGCCGCCCTTCCGGTACGGGACGCGCTGCGGCACGCGGCGGAGCGGGCGCTGGCCGCCGACGACACCGGGGCGGTGGAGTCCCTGGAGTGGGTGCGGTCGCTGCTGCGGATGGCGGGGGAGAGCGCGGCGCTGCGGGCGGTGTGGTCCGACGCCTGCCATGGCTCGGAGCAGACGCTGGTCACCGTGCTCGCCGAGCGGGAGGGGCGCTCCGGTGCTTCCTCGCTGCAGCTTCGGCTCATGGCCGCGCTGGCCAGCGCGGCGGTCCGGGTGGCCGTGGAGACATGGGCCGCCGGTGACGATCCTGCCGGGAGTCCGGCGGGCCCCGCGGCTCTGGCCGGGCGCTGCATCGAGGCGTTGGGGGACTTCCGCAGGCCGTAGGGCAGCAGGGCCGCAGGCCGTAGGGCCGCAACCGGCATGCACTTTCAGCGGCTCACCGCCAGGCCGAAAGTCCGTTTGTGTCTGCCTGGGGCCCGAACTTGTTTACTTTCCGGAAATCCAGTCGTAGTCTCCCAGGGAATCCACAAGCTCGGGCATCAAGGCGGAGGCGAACGGACATGTACGCACCGGAGCGGCAGCAGGAGATCCTGCGGCTCGCGCGTGACGGCGGCCGGGTCGACGTGCTGTCGCTCGCCGAGGAGTTCCAGGTCACCGCGGAGACCATCCGGCGCGACCTGAAGGCCCTCGACCGCGCCGGTCTCGTACGCCGTGTCCATGGCGGTGCCATTCCGGCCGGGCGCCTCGACTTCGAGCCGGACCTCGCCGAGCGCGAGGGCACATCGGCCGACGAGAAGGACCGCATCGCCAAGGCCGCGCTCGCCGAGCTGCCGGCCGAGGGCAGCGTCATCCTCGACGCGGGCTCGACGGTCGCGCGGCTCGCGGCCTCGCTCCCGCTCGAATCGACGTTCACGGTCGTCACGCACGGCCTGCCCACCGCGGCCCGCCTCGCCGACCACCCCGGCATCCAGCTGCACCTCATCGGCGGCCGCGTACGCAGCCGTACGCGCGCGGCGGTCGACGCGTGGGCGCTGCGGGCGTACGGCGAGATCCGCGCCGACGTCCTCTTCCTCGCCACCAACGGCTTCTCCGCGGAGGCAGGACTGACCACCCCCGACCTCGCCGAGGCGGCCGTCAAGCGCGCCGCGATCGGCGCGGCCCGCCGGGTGGTCCTGCTCGCGGACTCCACCAAGCACGGCCAGGAGCACTTCGCCCGCTTCGGTGACCTGGGCGACGTCGACCTGCTGATCACCGACAGCGGCCTCAGCCCCGAGGACGCGGCGGCGATCGAGGGCGGCGGCACGGAAGTTGTCCGTGCATGAGCACGACGAGTCCCAGTGAAGAGTCGCGCCCCAGTGAAGAGACGCGTCCCAGTGAAGAAACGGTACGTATACGCATGATCCTCACCGTCACGCCCAACCCCTCCCTCGACCGCACCTACGAGGTCCCCGCCCTGGACCGCGGTGAGGTCGTGCGGGCCACCGGGGAGCGGATGGACCCGGGCGGCAAGGGCGTCAACGTGTCGCGGGCGGTCGCGGCGGCGGGCGCGGACACGGTCGCCGTGCTGCCGCTCGGCGGGGCGCCCGGCGCGCTGGTCGCACAGCTCCTGGACGAGCAGGGGATCAGGGTCGCGCCGGTCCCGGTCGCGGGCCAGACCCGGTCCAACATCGCGGTCGCCGAACCGGACGGCACGCTCACGAAGATCAACGCTCCCGGTCCCGAACTGACGGTGGAGGAGGCCGAGTCGCTGCTGTCCACGGTCCGGGCACGCTCGGCCGGGGCCGACTGGATCGCCTGCTGCGGCAGCCTCCCGCGCGGCCTCGCGCCTTCCTGGTACGCCGAGTTGGTGGCCCGCGCGCACGCGGCGGGCGCCCGTATCGCCCTGGACACCTCGGGCCCTGCCCTGCTCGCCGCCCTCGCCGAGCGCCCCGACGTGGTCAAGCCGAACGCCGAGGAGCTCGCCGAGGCGGTGGGCCGCCCGCTGGCCACGGTCGGCGACGCGGTGAAGGCCGCCGATGAGCTGCGGGAGCTCGGCGCGCGCTCCGTGCTCGCCAGCCTCGGGGCGGACGGCCAGCTCCTGGTCGACGACTCGGGCACGTACTTCGGCAGCGCCCGCGTCGACGCCGTACGCAGCAACGTCGGCGCCGGTGACTCCTCCCTGGCCGGCTTCCTCATCGCGGGCGGCACCGGCGCGGACGCCCTCGCGTCGGCCGTGGCGCACGGCGCGGCGGCCGTCCAGCTGCCGGGCAGCGCGATGCCGACGCCGGCGGATCTCGCGCCGGACGCGGTCACGGTGACGAGGGAGGTCCCCCTGGACCGCGCCCTGACGGAGCCGGCGTCATGACTCCCCGCCCCCACAAGCCAAGTCCCCTGTGAAGGAGCCCGCGATGAGCGAGATGATCACCGCGGAACTGGTCGACCTCGAACTCGACCGGTCCGCCGGAACCAAGGAAGCGGCGGCCCGAGCCCTCGCCGAGCGCATGGTGTCCCTGGGCCGGGTGACCGACCTGGAGGGGTTCCTCGCCGACGTTGCGGCCCGTGAGGCGCAGATGCCGACCGGCCTCGACGGCGGCATCGGCATCCCGCACTGCCGCAGCGCCCATGTCACCGAGCCGACCCTGGCCTTCGGCCGCTCGGCGGACGGCATCGACTTCGGGGCGCCGGACGGCCCCGCGGACCTGATCTTCCTCATCGCCGCCCCGGCGGGCGCGGACGACGCCCACCTGACGATCCTGTCGTCGCTGGCAAGGCAGCTGATGGACGAGCAGTTCACGAGCGCGCTGCGGGGTGCGACGGACGCCGCGACGGCAACTGCTCTGATCCGGGGTAATGGGCGGGTGGCTGGGGAAAACACACAAGCCCCCACCGACCAGCAGCCGGAAAACGACCCGCCCCCGGCGGAGCCGTTCCGCATAGTCGCCGTCACGTCCTGCCCAACGGGCATAGCCCACACCTACATGGCAGCGGAGTCCCTGGAGAACGCAGCCCGCGAGGCAGAGGTAGAACTCACGGTGGAGACCCAGGGGTCAGCGGGATTCACCCGCCTCGACCCGGCGGTCCTAGCCTCCGCGGACGCGGTCATCTTCGCCCACGACGTCCCCGTACGCGACAAGGACCGCTTCGCCGGGAAGCCCACGGTCGACGTGGGCGTGAAGGCCGGCATCAGCCGCCCGGCGGAACTCATCGCGGAGGCCCGCGAGAAGGCGGCCCGCGGCGAGATCACCACGGCAAGCGCCCCGACCCCGGTGGACAACGCGGGCGACAGCGGCGACGGCTACGGCACCAAGCTGCGCAAGTGGCTGATGTCCGGCGTCAGTTACATGGTCCCGTTCGTCGCCGCGGGCGGCCTCCTCATCGCCCTGGGCTTCGCCATCGGCGGCTGGCAGATCGACAAGGCGCCGTCCGTCGCCAAGCACTTCGTGTGGACGGACACCACCAGCTGGGCCGCGCTGCTCTTCCAGATCGGCGGGCTCGCCTTCGCCTTCTTGGTGCCGGTCCTCGCCGGTTACATCGCGTACGGAATGGCCGACCGGCCCGGCCTGGTCCCCGGCTTCGTCGGCGGCTCGGTCGCCGTCACGATCAACGCGGGCTTCCTCGGCGGCCTCGCGGCGGGTCTGATCGCGGGCGGCGTGGTGATGGGGATCCAGAGGGTCCGGATCCCGGCGGTCCTGCGCGGCATCATGCCGGTCGTGGTGATCCCGCTGATCTCGTCGGCGGTCGTGGGCTTCCTGATGTTCCTGGTGATCGGAAAGCC encodes:
- a CDS encoding fructose-specific PTS transporter subunit EIIC, encoding MSEMITAELVDLELDRSAGTKEAAARALAERMVSLGRVTDLEGFLADVAAREAQMPTGLDGGIGIPHCRSAHVTEPTLAFGRSADGIDFGAPDGPADLIFLIAAPAGADDAHLTILSSLARQLMDEQFTSALRGATDAATATALIRGNGRVAGENTQAPTDQQPENDPPPAEPFRIVAVTSCPTGIAHTYMAAESLENAAREAEVELTVETQGSAGFTRLDPAVLASADAVIFAHDVPVRDKDRFAGKPTVDVGVKAGISRPAELIAEAREKAARGEITTASAPTPVDNAGDSGDGYGTKLRKWLMSGVSYMVPFVAAGGLLIALGFAIGGWQIDKAPSVAKHFVWTDTTSWAALLFQIGGLAFAFLVPVLAGYIAYGMADRPGLVPGFVGGSVAVTINAGFLGGLAAGLIAGGVVMGIQRVRIPAVLRGIMPVVVIPLISSAVVGFLMFLVIGKPIASLQRALTDWLEGLSGANAIILGVILGLMMCFDLGGPLNKVAYAFAVGGLTNPTEGSLKVMAAVMAAGMVPPLAMALATTVRGRLFTKTERENGKAAWFLGASFITEGAIPFAAADPLRVIPASMAGGAVTGALSMAFGCTLRAPHGGIFVVPLIGRPLLYLVAIAAGIGVATVAVVLLKGARKPVPSESGESGESAAAAAEAAPKEQVTAAA
- the pfkB gene encoding 1-phosphofructokinase; this encodes MILTVTPNPSLDRTYEVPALDRGEVVRATGERMDPGGKGVNVSRAVAAAGADTVAVLPLGGAPGALVAQLLDEQGIRVAPVPVAGQTRSNIAVAEPDGTLTKINAPGPELTVEEAESLLSTVRARSAGADWIACCGSLPRGLAPSWYAELVARAHAAGARIALDTSGPALLAALAERPDVVKPNAEELAEAVGRPLATVGDAVKAADELRELGARSVLASLGADGQLLVDDSGTYFGSARVDAVRSNVGAGDSSLAGFLIAGGTGADALASAVAHGAAAVQLPGSAMPTPADLAPDAVTVTREVPLDRALTEPAS
- a CDS encoding TetR/AcrR family transcriptional regulator translates to MHAHLPSSSGSLTERRKAETRLDIARTAAALFVENGLRATRAEDIARAAGVAPRTLYRYFATKEEAVAPLFAAGAQQWAEAVREAPAALPVRDALRHAAERALAADDTGAVESLEWVRSLLRMAGESAALRAVWSDACHGSEQTLVTVLAEREGRSGASSLQLRLMAALASAAVRVAVETWAAGDDPAGSPAGPAALAGRCIEALGDFRRP
- a CDS encoding ABC transporter substrate-binding protein, giving the protein MRRRQFLLHTAGLTGASALGLTACSSDGDTTTLKLLVASYDESVGSSIGDQWKGLIASFEKAHPTIKIDLERVPFNKLDRTLARRVRDGRAPDIAQSNVFAPYAEDGKLYSASDLFEIRTEADFTRSYAEAGSVKHIQYGVPFLASTPRLFYNKALFKQARITAPTSWDELVSAAQALKTLGVKTPYGLQLGPEAAEDEVLSWLLADDGGYAGLTSYDFNTAGNVRTLTWLRDELVGKGLAGANPAGLNRTDAYAQFMKGRIGMLIAHPVLMGAADKYKFPYAHTAFPRRQGGAAAPIGLSDWLMAFRQNGNGEASGRFLSHLYGRKSAKAYGGGQTALPVTSSASAALRADPAQRPLWRFIDQMPQAQFQPGNLRSWPTVRAAIREEIGAAVMKGGSPEGVLESLDTTAAQAEL
- a CDS encoding DeoR/GlpR family DNA-binding transcription regulator; this translates as MYAPERQQEILRLARDGGRVDVLSLAEEFQVTAETIRRDLKALDRAGLVRRVHGGAIPAGRLDFEPDLAEREGTSADEKDRIAKAALAELPAEGSVILDAGSTVARLAASLPLESTFTVVTHGLPTAARLADHPGIQLHLIGGRVRSRTRAAVDAWALRAYGEIRADVLFLATNGFSAEAGLTTPDLAEAAVKRAAIGAARRVVLLADSTKHGQEHFARFGDLGDVDLLITDSGLSPEDAAAIEGGGTEVVRA